A single genomic interval of Lewinellaceae bacterium harbors:
- a CDS encoding DUF3822 family protein, translating to MGEKIEKGSKGIYIPGNKSAVPKLSLLLGKDSFFCIHIDSHQRLTFYRTGRKSSFKQSVIEWLEESIQLSELLQESTLEVWVGLIQQHYTFVPVPLYQEEHRDLYAQRAFYLPLRDATWTDSITTRDYIKVLYEADRELYKVLYQYLPEVSCTHYLTPLLRRFYEQFGDHNKTLCLANVRGGYLTLAVFADGKLIFVNLFEWQKDEDIYYYLALMVNQLELDPGKLIMYLSGEWVPDSDRHKWVRRKFKQWKWTHVQNHLFSASVKKHNLQAFQLYDLVCPFL from the coding sequence TTGGGAGAAAAGATAGAAAAAGGATCAAAAGGTATTTATATTCCAGGGAACAAATCAGCCGTTCCCAAACTGTCTTTACTGCTTGGTAAAGACAGTTTTTTTTGCATCCATATCGACTCTCATCAGCGCCTGACGTTTTATCGCACCGGACGTAAATCCTCCTTCAAGCAATCGGTCATCGAGTGGCTTGAAGAAAGTATTCAGCTATCGGAGTTACTCCAGGAATCAACCCTTGAGGTGTGGGTAGGACTGATCCAGCAACATTATACCTTTGTCCCGGTACCCCTGTACCAGGAAGAACACCGGGATCTCTACGCACAGCGGGCCTTTTATCTGCCACTTCGGGATGCTACCTGGACAGACTCCATTACCACCAGAGACTATATAAAGGTGTTGTACGAAGCAGACCGTGAATTATACAAGGTGCTTTACCAATACCTGCCCGAGGTTTCCTGTACCCATTATCTTACCCCCTTGTTGCGCCGGTTTTACGAACAATTCGGGGATCACAATAAGACCCTGTGTCTGGCCAATGTGCGGGGCGGATACCTGACACTGGCCGTCTTTGCGGATGGGAAACTGATCTTCGTAAACCTGTTTGAGTGGCAGAAAGATGAAGACATCTACTATTATCTGGCATTGATGGTCAACCAGCTTGAACTCGATCCCGGTAAGCTGATCATGTATCTGAGCGGAGAATGGGTGCCGGATAGCGATCGGCACAAATGGGTCAGACGCAAGTTCAAACAATGGAAATGGACCCACGTACAAAATCATCTTTTCTCTGCTTCCGTGAAGAAGCACAATCTTCAGGCTTTCCAATTGTATGATCTAGTTTGTCCCTTCTTATGA
- a CDS encoding RsmD family RNA methyltransferase, whose translation MRIIGGAFKGRRFYPPADKWPTRPTTDFAKEGLFNILENRMDFSVSVCLDLFGGTGNHSFELISRGAARVTYVDKFRPAVTFVHQLARELEITDRIQIVLGDVSRFLTHKSGEFDYIFAGPPYPLPWISEIPDLIFDHGWLKEGGIFVLETNPNHRFDQHPRFKELRTYGKTHFSFFG comes from the coding sequence ATGAGGATCATAGGAGGGGCATTTAAGGGACGGAGATTTTATCCGCCAGCCGATAAGTGGCCGACCCGCCCGACCACCGATTTTGCAAAAGAAGGGTTGTTCAATATTCTGGAAAACCGGATGGACTTTTCCGTTTCTGTCTGCCTGGACCTTTTCGGCGGTACAGGAAATCACAGCTTTGAGCTGATCTCCCGTGGGGCTGCACGAGTGACGTATGTTGACAAGTTCCGTCCAGCGGTAACTTTTGTTCATCAATTAGCCAGGGAATTGGAGATTACCGACCGGATACAGATCGTACTTGGTGACGTGTCGCGCTTCCTGACCCATAAGAGTGGCGAATTCGATTATATTTTTGCCGGGCCTCCCTATCCGCTCCCCTGGATCTCCGAAATACCGGATTTGATTTTTGATCACGGCTGGCTGAAAGAAGGAGGAATATTTGTTTTGGAGACAAATCCGAATCATCGTTTTGATCAACATCCGCGTTTTAAGGAATTGAGGACCTACGGAAAGACCCACTTTAGCTTTTTTGGTTAG
- a CDS encoding arginine--tRNA ligase, protein MEIVPKIQAAVAAFLKNNYQEEVAFDAVVVSPTKREFAGDFTVVLFPFVKALRTNPAQLGEAIGNQLISQTWVTAFEVKGGFLNLTLANSIWKELLDTVTVSDRQRDPEPKIIIEYSSPNTNKPLHLGHIRNILLGWSCVQIYKAIGYQVIKTQVINDRGIAICKSMLAWKKFGNKKTPASTRTKGDHFVGEYYVLFNTKLDEEYKSWQQQTEAQGIYVANRKEDQNEAAFFKAYANTYFNEHSLLGRESKEMLLKWEAGDPETIELWQMMNNWVYDGFNATYTELGVDFDTIYYESETYLLGKESVDIGLAKDIFYRNDDGSVWIDLEDAGMDKKILLRSDGTSVYITQDIGTAQHRYQDFHFDRMVYVVGDEQEYHFKVLFEILKRLGEPYADQLFHLAYGMVDLPTGKMKSREGTVVDADDLITEILGEARKAAEERGELADLAPQEQEKIIRNIALGALKFFILKVNAKKRMVFNPEESLDLQGQTGPYVQNAYVRIRSILRKADQMTIPQDYSGYQLVPEERELISLLLQYWETLVQAANNFDPSGVANYAYQMAKSFHRYYHDVSILRAESEEAMAFRFVLIRKIAKVLQHAMLMLGIEMPDRM, encoded by the coding sequence ATGGAAATCGTGCCAAAAATACAGGCGGCAGTAGCAGCATTTCTGAAGAATAACTACCAGGAAGAGGTGGCCTTTGATGCGGTTGTCGTTTCACCTACAAAAAGGGAATTTGCTGGCGACTTCACGGTTGTTCTATTTCCATTCGTAAAAGCATTACGGACCAACCCTGCCCAGCTCGGAGAAGCAATCGGAAACCAGCTGATCAGCCAGACCTGGGTCACTGCATTTGAAGTGAAGGGCGGATTTCTGAACCTGACTCTGGCTAACTCGATCTGGAAAGAATTGCTGGATACAGTAACCGTATCTGACCGGCAGCGTGACCCGGAGCCGAAAATCATCATTGAATATTCTTCACCCAACACCAATAAACCTTTGCACCTTGGACATATACGGAACATCCTCCTGGGATGGTCGTGTGTACAGATCTATAAAGCAATAGGTTACCAGGTGATCAAGACTCAGGTGATCAATGATCGTGGTATTGCCATCTGCAAGTCCATGCTGGCCTGGAAGAAATTTGGCAATAAAAAAACGCCGGCATCAACCCGGACAAAGGGAGATCATTTTGTCGGTGAATATTACGTGTTGTTCAATACCAAACTGGACGAAGAATATAAATCGTGGCAACAACAAACGGAAGCTCAGGGAATCTATGTTGCCAACAGGAAGGAAGATCAGAACGAGGCTGCCTTTTTTAAAGCATATGCCAATACCTACTTTAATGAACACAGCTTATTAGGCCGGGAATCCAAAGAAATGCTCCTGAAATGGGAAGCCGGTGATCCGGAAACCATCGAGCTGTGGCAAATGATGAATAATTGGGTGTACGATGGTTTTAATGCCACGTACACGGAACTGGGTGTCGATTTTGACACCATTTATTACGAGTCGGAAACCTATTTGTTGGGCAAGGAATCGGTCGATATCGGTCTGGCAAAAGATATTTTTTACCGGAATGATGACGGCAGTGTCTGGATCGATCTTGAAGATGCAGGCATGGATAAGAAGATTTTGCTCCGGTCCGACGGAACATCCGTGTACATAACGCAGGATATCGGTACGGCCCAGCACCGTTATCAGGATTTCCATTTTGACCGGATGGTCTATGTTGTAGGCGATGAACAGGAATACCATTTTAAAGTTCTGTTTGAAATATTGAAACGCCTTGGTGAGCCCTATGCAGACCAGCTTTTTCATCTCGCATATGGCATGGTAGATCTTCCCACTGGCAAAATGAAAAGTCGTGAGGGAACGGTCGTTGATGCCGATGACCTCATCACGGAAATCCTCGGGGAAGCACGCAAAGCAGCAGAAGAAAGGGGTGAACTGGCGGACCTGGCACCTCAGGAACAGGAAAAGATCATTCGAAACATTGCGTTGGGAGCCTTAAAATTCTTCATCCTGAAAGTCAACGCCAAGAAGCGCATGGTATTCAATCCCGAAGAATCCCTGGACCTCCAGGGCCAGACCGGGCCTTACGTTCAAAACGCATATGTGAGGATCCGGTCCATCCTTCGCAAGGCCGATCAGATGACCATCCCACAGGATTATTCCGGCTATCAACTGGTACCGGAAGAACGCGAGCTGATCTCCCTGTTGTTGCAATACTGGGAGACTCTGGTGCAGGCAGCCAATAATTTTGATCCTAGTGGAGTAGCGAATTACGCATACCAAATGGCCAAATCGTTCCATCGTTACTATCATGATGTATCGATTTTACGTGCCGAATCGGAGGAAGCGATGGCATTCCGGTTTGTACTGATCCGGAAGATCGCCAAGGTGCTGCAGCATGCCATGCTCATGCTGGGGATTGAGATGCCGGATAGGATGTGA
- a CDS encoding glutamine--tRNA ligase/YqeY domain fusion protein translates to MAEEKESLNFIEQIIEADLASNKHGGDVITRFPPEPNGYLHIGHAKSICLNFGIAQKYGGRTNLRFDDTNPVTEDTEYVDSIKADIHWLGFDWEDREYYASDYFPQLYEWAIQMIKAGQAYVDDSTAEEIAAMKGTPTEPGSESPYRNRSVDENLDLFQRMKAGEFEEGSRVVRAKVDMASPNMHMRDPVMYRIKFAHHHRTGDTWCIYPMYDFAHGQSDSMEHVTHSLCSLEFENHRPLYDWFIKALDIYPSRQIEFARLNVEYMLTSKRKLLRLVNEGYVHGWDDPRMSTISGMRRRGYTPASIREFADRVGIAKRENVIEFSLLEYCVREDLNKVAQRVMAVLDPLKLVITNYPEGQTEYLPTENNPEDPDAGSREMPFSKVLYIERDDFMEDPPKKYFRLAPGNMVRLKSAYIIECTDVIKDADGRISEVHVRYIPESKSGQDTSGIKVKGTIHWVAAATALDCEVRMYDRLFTVPNPGDDPDKDFTAFYNAESLRVLEGAKVEPSVQNARTGQGFQFLRKGYFTLDMDSKPDHLVFNLTVNLKDSWAKVAAKGQPA, encoded by the coding sequence ATGGCAGAGGAAAAAGAATCGTTGAACTTTATTGAACAGATCATAGAAGCAGATCTGGCAAGTAATAAACATGGAGGTGACGTCATTACCCGCTTCCCTCCCGAACCCAATGGGTACCTGCATATCGGGCATGCCAAGTCCATCTGTCTGAATTTCGGTATTGCTCAAAAATATGGAGGGCGTACCAATCTCAGGTTTGATGATACCAACCCGGTTACGGAGGATACGGAATACGTGGATTCGATCAAGGCCGACATTCACTGGTTGGGTTTTGACTGGGAGGACCGTGAATATTATGCTTCAGATTATTTCCCACAGTTGTACGAATGGGCGATACAGATGATCAAAGCTGGTCAGGCTTATGTCGATGATTCGACGGCAGAAGAAATCGCTGCCATGAAAGGCACTCCTACGGAGCCAGGCAGTGAGAGCCCATACCGTAATCGCTCGGTAGATGAAAACCTCGACCTTTTTCAGCGCATGAAAGCAGGCGAATTCGAAGAAGGTTCCCGTGTTGTACGGGCTAAGGTCGATATGGCCTCGCCGAATATGCACATGCGCGATCCGGTGATGTATCGCATTAAATTTGCCCATCACCATCGTACCGGTGATACGTGGTGCATCTATCCGATGTATGATTTTGCTCACGGACAGTCCGACTCCATGGAGCATGTGACGCATTCACTGTGCAGCCTGGAGTTTGAGAACCACCGTCCCCTATACGATTGGTTTATCAAAGCGTTAGACATCTATCCGTCCCGGCAGATCGAGTTCGCCCGCCTGAATGTGGAATACATGCTGACCAGTAAGCGGAAGTTGTTGCGGCTGGTGAATGAAGGATATGTGCATGGATGGGATGATCCGCGTATGTCAACCATCAGCGGTATGCGCCGCCGGGGCTACACTCCGGCTTCGATCCGTGAATTTGCCGATCGGGTAGGTATTGCCAAAAGAGAAAATGTAATCGAGTTTTCCTTACTCGAATACTGCGTTCGGGAAGATCTGAATAAAGTAGCCCAGCGTGTCATGGCGGTTCTGGATCCGCTGAAGCTCGTCATTACCAATTATCCGGAAGGTCAGACCGAATATTTACCAACGGAAAACAATCCGGAAGACCCCGATGCCGGCAGCCGTGAAATGCCTTTTTCCAAAGTACTCTATATCGAACGGGATGACTTTATGGAGGATCCCCCCAAGAAATACTTTCGCCTGGCACCTGGTAACATGGTCCGCCTGAAAAGCGCCTACATCATCGAGTGCACAGATGTTATCAAAGATGCGGACGGCCGGATCTCAGAAGTACATGTCCGCTATATCCCGGAAAGCAAAAGCGGTCAGGATACCTCAGGGATCAAGGTTAAAGGTACTATCCATTGGGTGGCTGCCGCAACGGCTCTTGACTGTGAGGTGCGGATGTACGATCGTTTGTTTACCGTACCAAACCCGGGGGATGATCCGGATAAGGACTTTACCGCATTCTACAATGCAGAGTCACTGCGGGTATTGGAAGGAGCCAAAGTGGAACCCAGCGTGCAGAATGCCAGGACAGGGCAGGGGTTTCAGTTTTTGCGGAAAGGATATTTCACTCTGGATATGGACAGCAAACCCGATCACCTGGTATTTAACCTGACAGTTAACCTGAAAGACAGTTGGGCTAAAGTAGCTGCTAAAGGGCAGCCGGCATAA